The following are encoded in a window of Perca fluviatilis chromosome 21, GENO_Pfluv_1.0, whole genome shotgun sequence genomic DNA:
- the LOC120550964 gene encoding dynamin-binding protein isoform X4: MKSPVVYGNQAMFGPVDWNYAAGVPVRRGKSVEELGDAGWARERERMAHMQQLQQLHQLQLQQQQVGYPAYGVVPPGQPQGLVMVASPCDPAPGCLMPVHGGMMVPVGGLVLPPAHVAAPRTAQWENQAQIRQGNVCQQPSREYDDRHKAAFQEKRPQGQDVYFHPGSEDGHLNVRISEWKGKHCFYQGPEDYSHEDYSRVPQEKDNKDLRTQEGPKDKHSFRDHYDRKYNERCDDREQQYSDSRKHRKHDLREHDTHTSEYEDYSDRKDTYDRRDNYRDSDRYCDNDMDYHDSKESGRYREKEYYQHREDRYYDEQKLKDPYYDRQAEDRYDCRENNYKGRDEYNRRCEETYTSKGRGQYDSELDKHCGYKERAHYDRYNDPGDDRRYEHYDHRRRDHYKARGHYERRTVDQYDHENEDRYKSREGDRSHYKLRDRYWDLRSISIDSQHEEYPKKDCKTHCEEWVEQQNQKLALREMRSFEDPVMYRHSDDHEKGYESSAGNVGSKRGRKPVYVGSLDRNSFYRKTAPSSLRKSQFATTRRQNQEMTLLSSQPTPLDSSPTSDASPAAGTEDPELRMMEKRLKVIEELLQTEKDYIKDLQMCVEEIVEPLQKKQVKNVDFDGLFGNISSVIDLSQRLFETLQDTDSIGNVFLGFKAELEEVYKIYCQNHDDAISLLESYEKDENIQRHVLECLERLRAIYREWGKTNYINLGSFLIKPVQRVMRYPLLLMELLGATPESHHDRPQLTQALQAVKEINVNINEYKRRKDLVVKYRKGDGDTFIDKISKLSMHSIIKKSNRVSSHLKHLTGMSPQIKDEAFDEAEKKFRLQERLIKSFIRDISLYLQHIRESASVKVLAAISFCDIYTERSVLDPERFQRAHRCISDKQFTQFKERTEALVIKPLTQLLLMFAGPHKLIQKRFDKLLDYDNCKERADRLKDRRVQDELQVARNNYEALNAQLLDELPKFHVAAEELFTGCVRAFAQSQKDFMKTTLGELKPLLQAFSNKAGTEGNLIAKFQEEYGRVLQLLQSFSFCPENLPPATSTKKTFEKKTLEKQTPKRQLQGPPNHIMQTDEHRAGLLVRYGPEKLFQAERNFNAAQDLDISILEGDLVGIIKQQDPMGSHNRWLIDTGVGKGFVYSSFLKPYNPRRSQSDVSIESQSSNESGYGGSSPVFSRQNSNSTLTFNQETATVSFSTSQPQIHSSPHPSLDSASSRRSHRDPPNLDSSSQSNSINSSPRNPSNRRELSDQTHRNSSSHRDTEPSYRHSANHRDTYDTSCASPSSHMEMSDLSETDSYSSLRNGRSQRYGHTDKTYSSYQWRNGDNSGQKRTVYSRDEYIEPEPEPVPVPVPEPEPEPDSELDGHQIYYALYSFDARCANELSISANQRLRILEFKDMNGNSDWWLAEAGGRRGYVPSNYIRKSEYT; this comes from the exons ATGAAGAGCCCGGTGGTTTATGGCAACCAAGCCATGTTTGGTCCAGTGGATTGGAACTATGCAGCTGGTGTCCCGGTAAGGAGAGGAAAGAGTGTGGAGGAGCTGGGGGATGCTGGCTGggccagagagagggagaggatggCCCATATGCAACAGCTACAACAACTACACCAACTGCAGCTTCAGCAGCAACAGGTTGGATATCCTGCATATGGAGTAGTTCCTCCTGGACAGCCACAGGGACTAGTCATGGTAGCAAGTCCTTGTGACCCAGCTCCAGGCTGCCTTATGCCAGTACATGGTGGCATGATGGTGCCTGTAGGTGGGCTGGTGCTGCCTCCAGCGCATGTGGCAGCTCCACGGACAGCACAATGGGAGAACCAAGCCCAGATTAGACAGGGCAATGTCTGCCAGCAGCCAAGTCGGGAGTATGATGACCGGCACAAGGCAGCTTTCCAAGAAAAGAGGCCTCAAGGCCAGGACGTTTACTTCCACCCTGGTTCAGAGGATGGTCACCTAAATGTGAGGATATCTGAATGGAAAGGCAAACATTGTTTTTACCAGGGCCCTGAGGATTACAGCCACGAGGACTACAGCAGAGTGCCACAAGAAAAAGACAATAAGGACTTAAGAACTCAAGAAGGGCCTAAGGACAAACACAGTTTCAGGGATCATTATGACAGGAAATACAATGAACGCTGTGATGACAGAGAGCAGCAATATTCTGACAGCAGGAAACACCGTAAACATGATCTCAGAGAACATGATACTCACACCAGTGAGTATGAAGACTACTCTGATCGTAAAGACACCTATGATCGCAGAGACAATTACAGGGACAGTGATCGTTACTGTGACAATGATATGGATTATCATGACTCTAAAGAGAGTGGTCGCTATAGAGAAAAGGAATACTACCAGCATAGAGAGGACCGCTACTATGATGAACAAAAACTTAAGGATCCTTACTATGACAGGCAAGCAGAGGATCGATATGACTGCAGAGAAAATAACTACAAAGGCAGGGATGAGTATAATCGAAGGTGTGAGGAAACTTACACCAGTAAAGGAAGGGGCCAGTATGACTCTGAACTGGACAAGCACTGTGGTTATAAGGAGAGGGCACACTATGACAGGTACAATGATCCAGGTGATGACCGGAGATATGAGCACTATGACCACAGAAGGAGAGACCACTACAAAGCAAGGGGCCACTATGAGCGCAGGACTGTGGACCAATACGACCATGAGAATGAAGACCGCTACAAATCCAGAGAAGGGGATCGTTCCCACTACAAGCTCAGAGACAGATATTGGGATTTACGCTCAATATCCATTGATTCGCAACATGAGGAATACCCTAAAAAAGATTGCAAGACACACTGTGAGGAATGGGTTGAGCAGCAGAACCAGAAGTTGGCGCTCAGAGAAATGCGCTCTTTTGAGGATCCCGTTATGTACCGGCACAGTGACGATCACGAAAAGGGATATGAGTCGAGCGCTGGTAACGTTGGTTCAAAACGGGGTCGCAAGCCTGTTTATGTGGGCTCGCTAGATCGTAACAGCTTCTACAGGAAGACCGCTCCAAGCTCCCTGCGAAAGTCCCAGTTCGCCACTACCAGGAGACAAAACCAAG AAATGACGCTCCTGTCGTCCCAACCCACACCCCTGGACTCCTCCCCAACCTCGGACGCCAGCCCTGCTGCCGGCACCGAGGACCCCGAGCTGAGGATGATGGAGAAGAGGTTAAAGGTCATTGAGGAGCTTCTGCAGACGGAGAAGGACTACATCAAAGACCTGCAGATGTGTGTTGAGGAGATCGTCGAGCCACTGCAGAAGAAGCAG GTGAAGAATGTGGACTTTGATGGGCTCTTTGGCAACATCAGCTCTGTGATCGACCTGTCGCAACGCTTGTTTGAAACACTGCAGGACACAGACTCTATTG GAAATGTATTTCTGGGCTTCAAAGCTGAGCTGGAAGAGGTGTACAAGATCTACTGCCAGAACCACGATGATGCCATCTCTCTGCTCGAGAGCTATGAGAAGGATGAAAACATCCAGCGTCACGTGTTGGAGTGTCTGGAGAGACTGAG GGCCATTTATCGCGAGTG GGGGAAAACCAATTACATCAACCTCGGCTCTTTCTTAATCAAGCCGGTGCAGCGGGTGATGCGTTACCCGCTGCTGCTGATGGAGCTGCTGGGGGCCACACCGGAGAGCCACCACGACCGGCCCCAGCTGACTCAGGCTCTGCAGGCCGTCAAAGAGATCAACGTAAACATCAACGAGTACAAGCGCAGGAAGGACCTTG TGGTGAAGTACAGGAAAGGCGACGGGGACACGTTCATTGACAAGATCTCCAAGCTGAGCATGCACTCCATTATCAAGAAATCCAACCGAGTCAGCAGCCACCTCAAACACCTGACAGGAATGTCACCCCAG ATTAAAGATGAAGCGTTTGATGAGGCTGAGAAGAAGTTCAGACTGCAGGAGAGACTCATCAAGTCTTTTATCAGGGACATTTCCTTGTACCTGCAACATATAAGG GAATCGGCATCTGTGAAGGTCTTGGCAGCCATCAGTTTCTGTGACATCTACACAGAGCGCAGCGTCCTCGACCCGGAGCGCTTCCAGAGAGCTCACCGCTGCATCAGCGACAAACAGTTCACACAATTT AAGGAGCGCACAGAGGCCTTAGTCATCAAACCGCTCACCCAGCTCCTCCTCATGTTCGCTGGGCCGCACAAACTCATCCAAAAGCGCTTTGACAAGCTGCTGGACTACGACAACTGCAAGGAGCGGGCTGACCGCCTCAAGGACCGCCGTGTCCAGGATGAGCTGCAGGTGGCGCGCAACAACTATGAGGCGCTCAACGCCCAACTTCTGGACGAACTCCCCAAGTTCCACGTCGCAGCAGAGGAGCTATTTACTGGCTGTGTGAGGGCTTTCGCTCAATCCCAGAAGGACTTCATGAAAACGACACTGGGGGAGCTGAAGCCCCTCCTACAGGCT TTTTCTAACAAAGCTGGCACAGAGGGCAACCTGATTGCTAAGTTCCAAGAAGAGTACGGTCGAGTTCTCCAACTTCTGCAGAGCTTTAGCTTCTGCCCGGAGAACCTTCCTCCagccacctccacaaaaaagaCCTTCGAGAAGAAGACTCTGGAGAAGCAGACCCCTAAAAGACAACTGCAGGGACCT CCGAACCACATCATGCAAACAGATGAGCACCGTGCAGGACTTCTGGTACGCTATGGTCCAGAGAAACTTTTCCAGGCAGAGAGAAACTTCAATGCAGCCCAGGATCTGGACATCTCTATACTAGAGGGAGACCTTGTGGGTATAATCAAGCAACAGGACCCCATGGGTAGCCACAACCGCTGGCTAATTGATACTGGAG TTGGCAAGGGTTTTGTGTACAGCTCCTTCCTCAAACCCTACAACCCACGCAGGAGTCAGTCGGACGTGTCAATCGAGAGCCAATCATCTAATGAGTCAGGCTACGGCGGCTCCTCCCCTGTTTTCTCCCGCCAAAACAGCAACAGCACACTGACCTTTAACCAGGAAACAGCCACCGTCAGCTTTTCCACATCGCAGCCCCAAATACATTCATCGCCACACCCTTCGCTGGACTCTGCCTCATCTCGTAGGAGTCACAGAGATCCACCCAACCTTGACTCATCTAGTCAGAGCAACTCCATCAACTCCTCCCCAAGAAATCCCTCCAACCGCAGGGAATTATCAGACCAAACGCACCGAAATTCCTCCAGTCACAGAGACACCGAGCCTTCTTACCGGcattcagccaatcacagagacACGTACGATACGAGTTGTGCAAGTCCGAGCAGCCACATGGAGATGTCAGACCTCTCAGAGACGGACTCTTACTCTTCACTCAGAAACGGTCGGTCACAGCGGTATGGGCACACAGACAAAACCTACAGTTCATACCAGTGGAGAAATGGAGATAATAGTGGCCAGAAAAGGACTGTTTACTCCAGAGATGAGTACATTGAGCCGGAGCCGGAACCAGTACCAGTACCAgtaccagaaccagaaccagaaccagacagTGAATTAGATGGTCATCAG ATTTACTACGCTCTCTACTCGTTTGATGCCCGTTGTGCCAATGAACTGAGcatctcagccaatcagcggctgCGGATACTGGAGTTCAAGGACATGAACGGCAACAGTGACTGGTGGCTGGCGGAGGCGGGAGGCCGGCGAGGCTACGTGCCTTCCAACTACATCCGCAAATCAGAATATActtga